The genomic interval CTGGGCGTGCGCGCATAGAGCCCGAAGAAATAGCTGCGGTTGATGAGCTCGAAGTCGAACAGCAGCGTCAATGCCTGCCGCACGCGGATATCTGAAAAAATCGCCCGCCGCGTGTTGAACACCAGGAATTCCGACGGCCACGGCACGCTGGGCTTGATGGTGTCGCGGATCAGCTCGCCGCTCCTGGCGGCCGGGAAATCATAGCCGTCGTGCCAGCGCAGCGGCTCATGCTCGACGCGGAAATCGTAGAGGCCGCGCTTGAACGCTTCGAACTGGCCGTTGGCCTCGCGGTAATAGTCGAGCCTGACCTCGTCGAAATTGTAGAGGCCGCGATTGACCGGCAGGTCGCGGCCCCAATAGTCGGGATTGCGGGTCAGCGTCACGCTAGTGCCTGGCTTCACCGCAGTGACGCGATAGGGGCCCGAGCCGATCGGGCTGGTCATCGTCGTCTCCTCGAAGGTCGCGACGTCGACTGCGTGCCGCGGCAGCACCGGCATCAACCCCAGGATCAGCGGCAGCTCGCGATCGTTGGCACCGGTGAGATCGAAGCGGACGGTGAGGGGATCTGATGTCTCGGCCTTGACGACCTTGGCGTAATATTGCCGATGGTTGGGCCGGCCGTGGTCGCGCAACAATTCCCAGGAGAACAGGACGTCGTCGGCAAGCACCGGCTTACCGTCGGAGAAGCGCGCCCGCGGGTCGATGTGGAACGTCACATAGCTTCTGGCGTCGTCGGTCTCGACCGTCCGGGCGAGCAGGCCGTAGAGCGTGAAGGCCTCGTCATTGCCGCGCGCGAGCAGGCTCTCGACCACGTAGTTCCGCATTTGCTGGACCGCCAATCCCTTGACGATCAGCGGATTGAGGCTGTCGAACGTGCCGAGAATGCCCCAGACCAGCTTGCCGCCCTTCGGCGCGTCCGGATTGGCATAGGGCATGTGGGTGAAGTCGGCAGGCAGGGCCGGCTTGCCATGCATGGCGATGGCGTAGCTCTCTTCGGCGGCCACGGGACCTGGCGCCACGAGGCCGATGGCGAACGCCATGCCGACAAGAAAGCGGGCGCTCACGCGCGCAAACATGAACATCGGCATGGAGATTGATTCGGAAGGGCCGGCCACGGCTCAAATCCTAGCATAATGGCCCAGGCCGAAGCGCATCCGCATCTGCGTCAAAGATGCTTGTCGGCATTGATCTTTTCGTCCGCCACGTTAAGAAGGCGGGCAATCGCACAGGAGTTCCTGACCCGTCACTTAACCGCCTCAATTGACGGGGAGACAGCCGCGCCAAGGCGGCCTGGGTTCGGCGCTCCAGAGCGGTTCGGGCACTTCCCGTTCAGAAAGGGTTTTCCGCAATGAATTTCCGTATTTTGGCCGCGTCGGTTCGTCCGCGCGGGCGAGTTCTCGCCCTGTTGGCGGCTACAGCGTTGATCGCTCCCCTGGCCGCCGAAGCCCAGACGCCGGCGCCGGCCCCGGGTGCGCCGAAGGCGGCTCAGGCTCCCGCGCCCGCCGCGCCGAAGGCTGCTCCAAAGGCCGCCCCCAAGGCGCCCGCCGCTGCGCCGCAGACCCAGGGCCAGCAGCCCCCGGCCGCCGCCGGTCAGCCCCCCGCCGCTGGCGGTGCGCCCGCTGCCGACCAGCAGGTGCAGCTCATTTACGCGCCCTGGACCAAGTTCTGTCTCAAGGGCCAGGACGCCAACGCCAAGCAGGTCTGCTTCACCGGCAAGGACGGCCGCATCGAATCCGGCCAGCCGGTTATCGCCGCCGTCATCATCGAGCCGGAAGGCGAGCCCAAGAAGATTTTGCGCGTGACGCTGCCGCTCGGCATGCAACTCGTGCACGGTACCCGCATCATCGTCGACAACAACGCGCCGCTGCAGAGCCCCTACGTGATCTGCTTCGCCAACGGCTGTATGTCGGACTATGAGGCGACGCCCGAGCTCATCGCCAACATGAAGAAGGGTCAAAACCTCGTGGTGCAGGCGATCAACGCCAACGGCGCGCCGCTGACCCTGCCG from Bradyrhizobium arachidis carries:
- a CDS encoding extracellular solute-binding protein encodes the protein MAFAIGLVAPGPVAAEESYAIAMHGKPALPADFTHMPYANPDAPKGGKLVWGILGTFDSLNPLIVKGLAVQQMRNYVVESLLARGNDEAFTLYGLLARTVETDDARSYVTFHIDPRARFSDGKPVLADDVLFSWELLRDHGRPNHRQYYAKVVKAETSDPLTVRFDLTGANDRELPLILGLMPVLPRHAVDVATFEETTMTSPIGSGPYRVTAVKPGTSVTLTRNPDYWGRDLPVNRGLYNFDEVRLDYYREANGQFEAFKRGLYDFRVEHEPLRWHDGYDFPAARSGELIRDTIKPSVPWPSEFLVFNTRRAIFSDIRVRQALTLLFDFELINRSYFFGLYARTPSFFAGSELSAYSRPADAIERELLKPYLAHIPPDILDGSYRLPVTDGSGRDRTTLRAALKLLSEAGYDLDGTVLRNRATRAPFTFEILVTTRDQERIALALVRDLKRAGIEPTVRAVDPVQFDQRRLGYEFDMIQNRWDQSLSPGNEQSFYWGSAAADNPGTRNYMGAKDPAIDAMIAALLDAREHPAFVSAVRALDRALMSGFYGIPLFNVSEQWIARWNRIERPKATALSGYLPETWWHRVDAQGPQPAK
- a CDS encoding invasion associated locus B family protein encodes the protein MNFRILAASVRPRGRVLALLAATALIAPLAAEAQTPAPAPGAPKAAQAPAPAAPKAAPKAAPKAPAAAPQTQGQQPPAAAGQPPAAGGAPAADQQVQLIYAPWTKFCLKGQDANAKQVCFTGKDGRIESGQPVIAAVIIEPEGEPKKILRVTLPLGMQLVHGTRIIVDNNAPLQSPYVICFANGCMSDYEATPELIANMKKGQNLVVQAINANGAPLTLPLPLAGEFQKAYDGPPTDPKVFEETQKKLQEELQKKAEEARKKLEQQGGGAPGAAPTGQK